The window TCTGTCCatgttttctcttttaaaaacatgaaaacatcAAATTCAAGGAGTTCATACAACAGTTTAGACACCATGGAAGGTGAgtctctttgttctttttttctttctaattatGAATAGCTGGGTGTTGCTTAATTGTAAGTGAGATTAATATGTCACATTCAGTCTTGATTTGAATATTGGTTCAGGTTCTTCCTCGGCTAGAATAATGTGACGCAGTTTTCTCTCTGCCGTTCAACTTCTGATGAAGTCCATCATGCCATCTTTAAAGCCTCCAAGGTTGTGTACTCTGCTCCTTACAATGGTTGTTTTATATTACTTGGATCTTTTCTCGCCAGTTGCATTTTTACATATGTTTTTGGAATTTATTTCAGTTGCTTTATGGTGATGATGAACTGCTTATTACATATATGCCAAAGGAAGAGGTTGAAAGGTATCATATCTCTCTCGAAGACCTCTTTTTCCCATCTTTCTTTGGTGAAAACAACAGTGAAAGTCTTAAACTGTATTTATCTCTCTCCTGCCTTTCATGTATCACTGTTGTAATTGTTTCTAAATGCTTTTTTCTGGCTATCATTGCAGCTTATTTAATGCTTATGAAGATTCTGACTTTACAAGGACTCGCAGTAGAAACGGTTTATGACTAAAATTATTGCCACTTGATAAGCAAACAAGCTTGATTGTGTTAATCTTCATTACTGATCAACACTGTTTTGGTACTATTGACTGATCAGGTTGAACTGAAGGGAGGTCTTCTAGAACGGTTCACACATGAGATGGAACCGTTTCTAAGGAAGCAAGGTATGCATGTTCGGCTCAACAAAAGGTGTATCTTGCCACTTTCAGCTTTCCTCTTTCACAAAGTTAATTTCTTTTCGTGATTTATTATGTAGGAATAAACTGATGTTGATCATGTTACAGTCAGATGTATCCCAGCCAAAATTGGAAACATAGGTCTGAGATGAATTATGAAACATGATAAGCAGAAAAATTGGAAACTGAGACAATTCCTGATAAGGCATGCAATGGCACCTCGATATTAGACAGTTTGGAAGAATCGAAGATGGGTTTGGATGTGAGAATGTGTAATGGTAATGGGCTTCAAGGGGTTTCAGTTGGGTTGGCAAGTAGTATGATTTATGCtcctacactcaagaaggattATGTTAGGAGGAGTAAGTATGAGAAACAATGGGAAGTCAAGGAATTTCAAATCTTTTACATATTTGTTTATGTTGTTGTACTTTTTTAAAAGTTTGCACCGTCTCAGGCATTTTAAAGTGAAAGAATTATAAATCCTGCTACAGCATCCTTAATTCCTTATCCTTTCCCTAACTAAGCATCATAACTATTAAGAAATAAGCAAAATATGGTTTCATAGCATCTGCATATATATTAACGAAATTAACATGATACTCAAAATTAAAACTTTACGAGAACTAAATACACAAAACATGCTTAATACTTTATAGTTATGCAGAAAACTTTTGCTTAAAATATGCAGAAAAAGGTTTATGTGCCGTATTCTACTTACTCTAattgtaaatttaaaaatctttgtGCCTTTTTGGTATAGTTAAACTAAAACAAACACtgagagaaaataaataattataattttaaagttttattataactagacaagtttataatttataaaatgaagaATAAAATACACCttaattctattttaaattaaaactaaaataaaatttaaaacaactataaaccttaattctattttaaattaacactaaaataagatttaaaataaatttgtactATTAATTTTATTAGACGGTTTACCCTAGTAAGTAACAAAATATGCAAAACTTGTTTgacttaaatatataaaaacttaaattcgccatatataatttttttttgtaacacgtTTGACTTAAATATGTAAAAACTTAAATTCGCCATACAATAAGGTGATGACTGTTTTgctagtttttagattttggtttttggtttttagattttggtttttgatttttagattttagattttaaattttagtttttgattttgcagtagatTCTAGATTTTTGAAAAGCATGAATGgttgttttagattttggtttttagtttttggtttttaatttttggtttttaatttttggtttttgtttttaaaaattaagaaaatgaaaaatatgattaatagtaaaaacatttttatgaaaaatatagaaaataatattatcaaaGCACATATgaacttattttaaaaataaataaattattttgttgatTCTTAATAATTTCAATTCATagttttagaaattaaaaatttaatgataaataaattattttgttgatTCTATGGTCATGATTGTTTGTTAGGCTAAGATttcgatttttaatttttagttttatttttaattttggattttgCAGTAGATAATTAGTTTTCTGAAAACAAGAatgagattttgatttttgtttttaaatttattaagatatttaatctaatttctttgttttttgttttttttttctgtaatatTAGTTCTTAGAATATGTTTAAATTATTATGgaattcatttaaataaaaaacctCTAATAGTTTGATATgtggaaaatattattttcgtgagtttgtgtttattttataaaatgttgatgtggttttatatattaatataattaatagcTAGTTAAAAgatagttacaaaaaaactagttaaaaaaaagagaaaaaaaattagtcatGGGATGATGCATTAGAAACCCATAAAATctggattttggtttttatgagTAAAATggcaaaaaaagttaaaatctgGTTTTcctaaaaaatagaaaatctaTTTTACCAAAAATTTTGATTGGAAAAAAAGTAGATTCTACAGAAACAAAAGCCAAAATTTAATCTAGAATTTGCAAACAATCAACCTCTAAGACAGAACTGAGAGTTCGTggatgtgttaaaaaaaataaagagttgGTCGATGACAACTGTCATTCCACTCTCCAGAGTGGAAAATAAAACTCGTCGATTACAAGTTGACAACTCGCTCCAAAgatgataataaaaaaaatcgggACCGCATGCAGTTAAATGAAAAAAGGGAAATTGGAGcgtataaccacaaaaaaaaccGTAATTCATCGTCTAGCTATTTACCCTAACGATTCTATACACGCtgctacatatatataataatactgTAATACCCTTGAAACTCAACCGGCACAACCTGctacgaaaattaattaaatatcttaattattcACAGCACAAAAGTCATTCGTGTCTTACCCTTGTTCACATCTTCCCTTTTTCACTTCTCTGGTAATTTTGTTGCAGTCGAACAGTTTCCGGCACCGTTTTCCTCCAACGACTCAACAGCTTTTCCATCTCCTGCCTCCTCCCTTTTCAATCGTGTTCGGCGTCAGGGTTCTCCGTTACGGTTTCAGCAGCGGTTAGTAACACACCCTTCCAACCCAACTTCACCAACTCAATTTTTTCTCAGATCTCTCAACCTCCCGTAAGTTCTCCTTCTTTTTTCGTAGATTCTCTTCACCGTCTCCTCCTCTGTGCTTATTTTCTTTCAAGTTGGGGCTCTTCTCAGAATTAGGGTGTTATACTTGTTAAGTCTGTACCATCGTCCGCGTAAATCCCATCGTTCCCGATACGTAATTAGTCTCTTTCACTTTCCAATTTGTTTTAGGATCTCAAGTTCCCGATACATTACAGATCATTAAGGGAAATACATAGTAAATAGTATAGtaatataatttgttatatGGAATAACATCTGTAATACAACTTGCCTGCGTGAAATCTCTTACGCCAATTTTATTTGAGATGGAACAGAAAAACTATATGTTCAGACTATTCTATTTGAGATGGAATCTATTGACAACTTATTCTACTTGAGATGGAAACTAGCTATTTGTAACGTATGCGCTACCATTTTTCATCAACAATACTGTTTGTAATATAAAAggttattttctatataaaatagaacGAATTACTCTGTCATAACCATGTTTCCCTCTTACTTTGTTCTTTAGGTTTGGCATGAACGATTTAGGCCTTTCAAAAAGATTGTTCGAGACAGGTTTTGAACCCACTGAAAAGACAGATTAACAACTATTTCAACCTCCGTTGGATTGAGGTGATCAAGAATGCATTAGAGGGTTCAATCTTGTTCgttattatttcatgttctcttgatatgagttttgtatcagtgtatatatatattttatattagtgTGTATAAGATTTTGCAtagataaataatatattgaacttaaatggaataaaatttattatgacatcaaataaaacaaaatacaatgTGATGTTGAATGAGAATGATATTTATATGATGTTGTCTCTTCCACCTATTTTCTTTAATGTCGTCAATCTTCATTTCCTTTGCTACAATCAATCTGAATTTGGTGTAAGCATTACTTCCTTCTCTGCAATTATAGACACTTCAACATTTGAACAATATGTATTGTATTATATCGTTTGTCACATTTCTATTCTATATTCTCATGTAGAATTGGAAATGCATCTTACTGGTATTTCGAaatttgggtttagtttatgaaagattGGGGTTGACATtgaattagggtttatatttgggttagggtttagtgactagagtttagggtttagtatttagtaaGTGAGGGAGTATGGTTTGGGTCAGCATTAATTTTTTCATGCAATTATAGACATTTCATAATATCTCCAACATGTGCTATgtcatttattttgttccattctatttgggtttagggtttatatttgggtgagggtttagtgattagagtttaacgtttagtatttagaaggcaAAAAGGTATGGTTGGGATCATCATTAACTTCTTTTATGCAATcataaacattttataatttcaccAATACagattatgttatttattttgttccattctatttggaattcatgtttatatttgggtttatagtttatattagggtttagagcttatggtttagggtttagtgattataatttagggtttagtattttgaagGTGAGAGGGTATATGGTTGGGGACTTGGGGTCATCATTAAGTTCTTTCTTGCAATTATagacatttcataatttcaccaatatatactatgttatttatttcgttctattctatttgggttaaagtttatatttgaatttaaagTTTATGTTTAGGTAAGGGTTTAGTTTCCATGTTATTTGGTTCACCTATTCTATTTCGTCATCATGAGTAGCAATGTTAAGGAATTGGTTTCTCCGTTACGTTCCCATAAGTTGTAATACGCGTACACTTAGTATTACTTTATTTTCCTTCGTAATGTCACTATTATACGTGATAATTACATCTGGCTTCTCCCTGCGTATATGTATATGTGTGTTTATATTTGACACAAAAGCACCACGTCGCCTATTTTAACTATTGTAACTGGTAACTTGTAACTTAAAAGGACATAACCGGCTAAAAGGTGAGCAAAAAGACAGATACtgaattatgtcaaaatcagtgTTAGTTACCTAATTTGTCTCTGAAAAATGGCTATTACGCTAATAAGCCCATGAAAAAAGACCCATGCTTCATCCATGAACCTAATCGCAACTTTCGATGACGAATTACGAGTGAAGGTACGTATTTGAATTATCCATATTTTGATTAAAAGATattcttttttataattatgcAATTTGAGTTTTTGGTGTGATAGTAATATGCAGTTTGAGTTCAAAATTAATTGACACTAAAGAGTAAATTATCTCATAGCTTTTTTTGTATATTACTTACGTCTTATTTACAATCTCCATGAGGAATATTTCCATCACCCACTCGTGATAAGAATCAGCCTTATATGTCGCTTCGCTGATATTTTGTTATGAAGTAATTTTAGGTTAAATTAGCCAGACTAATTTGGGTTAGATCGATATCAGTTAAAATCTTTGGATAATTTTGATAGACTGAAATCAGTTCGGATATACATCAGAttctattactactactaggtAAGGAGCCCGTGCGATGTCGCACGGGAtctctattttataaaaacaaataaactacattttataaatgaattttttttataaaactgttaTATAATTGCTAACGAACATCATAAGAAAATAAGATGATTTCCGACCgaattactttaaaaaaaaatccataagAATTTCTCACAAAACcccgtgaaaaataaaaatcgcaCAAATCTTTAGAAAACCATCAGGAAATGTGTGTGTAGTTTTTGATCCAAATTAGATGTATACGTGACTACACAAATATATGTGAtggtttataaatatataatattgtaaaataactaaattatccAAGAAATAAATGACATGATATTTGTACTCAATCTTAATAttctttaaaaagtaaaatagatataaaaatgAATTCAACTATAACTCACTAAAAACTTATGCAAATTTAAGATAAAAACTAACAAGATGAAAAGCTACATACTTATACATTTtgacaatttattttatttcaatataatttttaagaTGAAAAAAACACAATCTTAAAGTAAAACTTACAGTTTACTTATTTTGACAATTTCGTTTAAATTAATGCAATTTTTATGATGAAAACACATtgttagataaaaaaatattactatatATTGACAACTTCTTTTAaaccaatataaataaaaaaatacaattttaaaatgaaaagttgttaaaaaaattgaaaagttaCATCATCAGACATTAATTGAGATTCATGTTATTAGAAAGATACTTATTGAGATATTATAAGTAGAGAAATTCTATAGGATAGAcctaaaaaaatttatgtcacaaatatagactttaaaaaaaattgaccaaaataaacttaaatattttatcaaaagaagtacatatacacttatacccctagggttaattaatatagacattagagtttagagttaagatgTGGGGTTTAAGATTTacggtttaaggtttagggtttaaaatttaggatttagggtttagagttgaggagtgGGGTTTTGAggatagaattttaaattttaaaaatttaaaaaagtttaaaattttcaaaaacaaaatgttattttggttattttaatttttggagtttatttttgtgacaaaaatttaaaaatatctatttGAGATAATTGTCCTTCTAATTATTtgaaactaattatttttaacgAAAGAACACAATTTTTAATAGCAACTCAATTTTGTTGCTAGACGAGGTAATCATTTTTCTCATaggaaaataaaatctaaatccAACGGTTGCGTTTTCAATACTTTGTAATATTACAGACAAAATTTTCTTTCTCCTATAAAATCCAACGTTATCAATCTCTTTCACTAAAAGACGTGTTCTTCTGGTCTTTGCCCTGATCAACGTttctctaagagcatctccaacccacctttatttctacctctataatagcatttagaggcaAAATCACTCTAACCCATCTCTATTTttgcctctaaaatagagattgctattttttcctctatttataggggaagaaatagcattcctctatattttgctctatatatagagatctctattttagagaaatacattggagtaaaacccatctctattatagaattcctctattttagaggtaaaaatagagaaatacattggagatggtctaaaggATGCACTCCTTCTATAGACGCTCCTTTGTAAAAGGTatttcatttgttttcttttggatTCAACGCGTCTCATCAATTAATACACCTTTTGCagtcactctttttttttcaatctatatattgaaatttcaaatttattttcccTTTCAACTCATCGTCATCCAAGTAACATTAATTTTCCTCTCATTCAGTTCCATCATCTCCCTTCGTAACTGTTTTTGTCTCTGCAATATTTATTACGAGTTCACCTTTGCTttgttaattataagaaaataaatcaatcaGTGGTTGCTGTTTTATCTGAAGGGGCATCTATCTCTTTTAAAATGTTTCGGATTGCATGGGAGGAGATGGAGTGAATCATGTCTTTGTTTTTTGGCCAACCAAGATTACTTACCGATTTCCAACTTATTTCTCTCTGAGATTGGTACTTTCCAAGTTTTTTCACTGCAGTTAATTATAAGAGTTCTAATTATAATGTTTTCTACTCAATTCTCTTTTCActtttatgtatttttgttaATTGATATTTGATGTTTTGCCAGAAGAACTGATCTGAGAGTAGCTTTCTATTTTCTAATTCTGTTGACGTCACTTTTCGTACGTGTATGagtaaaactaattataaatgaGACAGAATTATTCAAAAAACACCGAATTAGAATTTAATAAGGAACAACTCTCATTAAGGCACTGAAGGATGTGGGAGACAAAACGTTTGAAAAACAGAGAAGGTTAAAAATGATTGGCTAAAGAATTTGATTATGTTTTCCAGAAAGAAATTGGTTTACGAATACAAATACAAGCATTAACTCTTCATAATATAACGCACTCTAtgtattaattttagtttataacTCAACTGATTACTTTATCTTTGAAATGtctcataatatatatagacaGTCAAGAAACACTATGTGAAGAGTCACATATGTTCAAAGAAAATATACATATGTTCACTAAAGAAAAGATACATATAATCAACAAAGAGATACATCTTTAAAGTGAAGAGTCATATATCTTCgtttaaagaaaaaatcaatctctttagttttttatatgaaaagttgcatttatttgtttttaatatgaaaaattgCATATATTGCTTGTGAAAAGATACAAcacttaaaatttatatattttaaaaagtaaaaaagatgaaaacatacaacatttaaaattataatgaaAATTCAGTTTTTATGAACAAAGACAGCTTTTTAACATTAATCAGATTAGGGATTATCtgcataaataaaaaattgtgaaGACAATGCCTGGaaatatattttgatgtaaCCGCTATTATGAAATTTAGATCActtagggtatgactggttttcccgctaccacccgcaaacgcagcttttgcggttggtagcggttgctggcgttttgcaacaatcgctcaaaccgctctaaaccgctccaaatcgctccaaatcgctctgaacctcataaattcaaaagctggttccagctagcgtttgcggttgcgggcgtttgcgggaggataaaaaaaattattttttttccaaaacaatataaatacaaaaataaaaaattcaataaaaaaattaaactgaaattataaaaatgctaaaatatatcaattaaattttaattaatattataaaactttaaaataaaaatattttctatatttttaaaaaatttaaactataactttctaaatataaattttatatttattataatattattatttttgatattttataattgtataaaatataaatattgttaatttattatttaactgctgctgcatttggtagttaaccagtcataagtatcccgcaaacgcacaaatttctaaccgcataaccagtcgtacaaatctcttaaaaccgctagaaaccgcaaccacccgcatccgcaaactcccgcaaccgcaaccgcaaccgctgcggttaaaccagtcaggcccttaattAGCACCCTTTTACAAAACATCTTGtaaatcattatataaaacAGGGCTTTTAACCACCGTAACATCTACTTCTTATTTTCCTCACATCAAACCATAACCATTACATCATCTTCTTAGTTCTCTTTGAAATAGATATTGCTGTAACCgctattttttgtattttagatCCCTTAATTATCACCCTTTCACAAAACACcttttaaatcaatatataaaTCATGACTTTTAACCACCGTAACATCAACATAAGATCATCTTCTTTTGTTCCTCAAATGAAACCATAACCTTTATGTCTTTTTTTCCTAAACATTgtaaaagatgatagttataAGTACGTGTAAGAAAACAGCAGAAAAAGACAAATACACTTTCAGTATAAGCTTAGATGGTAACACCGTATCGGTTGAATCGGTTTGTGTTTCCGATTTGCTTTCTCATATGAAATATATAGGCTTGGatcgacaaaaaaaatttctgcatgttgtaacatttttttatcCTTCGATCTTAAAATGCGTGTGTATGACTTCAGCTAAGTTCAGACCCGGCCatgaaaaactaaaaaaataagacGTATCGTATATTTTTGTACAGAATAAAGTTTGCATTTAACGCAATAAGTAATCTCTACACTAATGAACACATCAAGACATGAACTTAGAATTTCTATatgtcacaaaaaaaattagcaacAAATAGCAacataaacatttatataaactaaaatggGATATTATTATTTATGGGTTTGTTTTACGATAGCAACAATTACAAGAAGGACACGGCAATAACATGTAACGGGTATAAACAAATTTGTATGTACGAAAGACAGACCTTTTCATCTAGTATAAGAAAATTGAAACTAATGATTTCATTATTTCGGTTAGGATTTTTTATTATCCAATCATGTAAAACTCTTCctactattttttgtttataacatttcatttgaatatcttttaaaaatttgtaacCAAATAACTGCTTAGAACTCTTTTTTccaccattttattattagtttgattagtgaaaattttattttgagaaaTGCATGTCAGatactatttatagattttaaaaatctatttgaatagtcacaactcttCAATTTGAATAATCACATTCTTTCAATTTAAAGATAGTTATTTTGAAAAGATGCTTATAAGGCTTCTTGAAAAGACACAATTTTTTgacattttttagaaaaaacacAATCTTTCAACATAAATGAaattcacaacctttggaattaattgggattgctattattagtagatatgTTGAATATCATAGATATTCAACTGAACTGATACATATCTTTTATATATCATTTAGGTTCTATCCAAATTTTTGGGAAATCATATTCTCACATACTAAATCCGCAATTTGCTCTTTTTAACATATGATATGGGGGAACAAAACAAACGTAAcacttaattatatattatgactCGTCCACATAACagatttattcaaatattaTTCTTCGTACACATAACAACATTTGTAGTCCTTATTATTACGCCCTGTTTAACAACGAAAAACACATCAACACTGCATAACATGAATAAGAAAACATACTTGCGTTGTAAGTAGTTACTGGATAAGGTTCTCGTTTCTAATCAGGTGAGATTAAGGGCTAGATACTGGTGGTGGTGGACACTGAAAGCCAATAGGAAAAACCATATTACAAGCGAAAAATATTGTTCTAACGGCTTTATCGATACCGTAAACCAAAGGAAGTGGCCTGAAGACAAAGCAGAGGCAATCGGCTACTTGGACGTTCGTAAGGCCAGTGATAGCACTGCAACACGGCCGTGCTCTGGTGTCGCCAGCAATGACATTGCCTAGGCCAAGGACATTGGCGCATACACCAAGTTGCAATGGATCTCTAGGACACGTACCAAAGCCCGGTGAAGGCGAGAGAAAGAGGTCAGCCTCAGCGAGGCTGAagatgaggaagatgatgatgaggCTAATGGTGGTTGAGCTCTTTGagaccattttttttttgtattttgttgattttaaagTGTGAATGCTTATGGTGAGGCTATGTGGGTGGGTAGTACTATTTATAGAGCCATGAAAAGCATTGAATATAAAACGTCATCACCTTTATTATTTAACTCGAATTGCCTAACAGTAATTTCATATAATTAAATGAGGTCTTAAAGATTTAGGCAAGTGTTACCCCAcagtactctctctctctctctcatgtaCCTTTAAGCATCTCTGAGCTTGGTTCGAATTATGAGTTTGTAATGGGCAATAGTGAGATCTTCCGTCCGTTTCTCTTATATAATATTCTctttgtttcatattaagtgtcgttgaaaaaaaaaaatttgctgcAAAGAGTAACTAAAAGTATGTGATATTTGAGCTTTTAtcttgtttctctttttttcttactAGGGGTTTTCCGTGCCGGGGATTGTTAATTACTattagttttttaattattttatttaaacaatttAGTTATAATGGCTAactgttaatatattttatggaAATTAATAGATGAAAAACTATTTTGCCGTGGCACTTTAGAAAAATTAAGTATAATAAATAAGaatgtatattaataattttgtgaaaatatattagccttctatatataagtattttatattaatatttagtgCTTCAAAATACTTTGTAATAATTGGATATTACGTTTTACATTGTGGAAATAGATTAGATACATGAATTTGGATTGTAGTATCTCATTTAACTCAATATTAtctttacaaaattaaaaaagtgaatttttgttgttgctTTAAATCTCTAATGGGTCATAAACCAaatgaatattatttaaaaatataatcagAGATTTAAGTGATATATATACTTCGGTATGTTTATAATCTAGACCAAAGAATATAAAACATGTTTTGCATATTTTGGCAGAATATAGTTTctgaaaaacatatataaattatttagaatAGACCAATATCATCGAAAGTGATGTCTCATAACTTAGAGAAGAAAAAATATGAAGTATACTTTGCATATTTTGGCAGTAAAAAAcagatataaattatttaaaatagacTATATCATAAAAAGTGATGTCTCATAAGCGAGAGCAAAACTTATTTTGACTTGACTAtacaataattatataaatattcatattcatatatatatatatatatatatatatatttattatgttggtttatgtatatttattatgtttacaAATATATTCACTTGCAGTTCcatgaaaatgtattttttacatTGTGAATCTTTTGCTGTTCCAACATGAACTCATTGCATGAAATTGATGATGCACTATATATGTACAAAATCCAGAAGCACACCAAACTAAATCAAAACAAACCAACAAAAGGTATCTACAGTAAGACTTTCGAGATGTGAGGCAACCAAAATGCTAATCAATCTGTTTCTATAGGTTTCGCAAGCAGACAGTTA of the Brassica rapa cultivar Chiifu-401-42 chromosome A03, CAAS_Brap_v3.01, whole genome shotgun sequence genome contains:
- the LOC103861309 gene encoding 14 kDa proline-rich protein DC2.15, with translation MVSKSSTTISLIIIFLIFSLAEADLFLSPSPGFGTCPRDPLQLGVCANVLGLGNVIAGDTRARPCCSAITGLTNVQVADCLCFVFRPLPLVYGIDKAVRTIFFACNMVFPIGFQCPPPPVSSP